One stretch of Fictibacillus sp. b24 DNA includes these proteins:
- the lonB gene encoding ATP-dependent protease LonB, with amino-acid sequence MNWTGIALLIQLFFGIIIGLYFWNLLRNQRSQKVSVDKESRKEMEQLRRMRSISLSEPLSERVRPGKFEDIIGQEDGIKALKAALCGPNPQHVIVYGPPGVGKTAAARLVLEEAKRNNTSPFRSTAVFVELDATTARFDERGIADPLIGSVHDPIYQGAGAMGQAGIPQPKQGAVTNAHGGVLFIDEIGELHPIQMNKLLKVLEDRKVFLESAYYSEENANIPQHIHDIFQNGLPADFRMIGATTRMPEELPPAIRSRCLEVFFRELQPAEIEQIAKRAADKIQLGIDEESLKYMAQYARNGREAVNMIQIAAGLAITEQRKSITKSDVEWVTHSSRMAPRPERKIGEKPKIGLVNGLAVYGPTSGALLEIETTVLPAKKQGTITITGIAEEESIGNQSKSIRRKSMAKGSVENVITVLRYMGVDASMYDIHVNFPGGGPVDGPSAGIAIASSIYSAIHNIKIDHELAMTGEISIHGKVKPVGGVMAKILAAKDAGAKRVLIPFENNQKIFDSIEDVEIIPVKKLSEVFQHAFLDESEEQSVPASAALNSPPSSV; translated from the coding sequence ATGAACTGGACTGGCATAGCATTACTCATTCAATTATTTTTTGGAATCATAATCGGTCTGTATTTTTGGAACCTGCTGAGAAACCAGCGTTCTCAAAAAGTGAGCGTAGATAAAGAATCAAGAAAAGAGATGGAACAGCTCAGAAGAATGCGTTCGATCTCGTTATCAGAACCATTGTCTGAACGAGTACGTCCTGGTAAATTTGAAGATATTATAGGACAAGAAGATGGGATAAAAGCTTTGAAAGCGGCGTTATGTGGACCTAATCCCCAACATGTTATTGTCTATGGACCACCAGGAGTAGGTAAAACAGCTGCTGCTCGTTTAGTTTTAGAAGAAGCAAAACGAAATAACACATCACCTTTTCGTTCGACAGCTGTTTTTGTTGAATTAGATGCAACTACAGCCCGTTTTGATGAACGGGGAATAGCAGATCCTCTAATTGGTTCTGTTCATGATCCTATTTACCAAGGTGCTGGTGCGATGGGACAGGCAGGAATTCCGCAGCCTAAACAAGGGGCGGTTACGAATGCGCATGGTGGAGTTTTATTTATAGATGAGATTGGTGAACTTCACCCTATTCAGATGAACAAACTCTTAAAAGTATTAGAAGATCGGAAGGTTTTTTTAGAAAGTGCTTATTATTCTGAGGAGAACGCAAACATTCCTCAGCATATTCATGATATTTTCCAAAACGGTCTGCCTGCCGATTTTCGTATGATCGGGGCAACAACACGTATGCCAGAAGAACTTCCACCTGCGATTCGTTCAAGATGTTTAGAAGTATTTTTTAGAGAATTACAGCCGGCTGAAATCGAGCAGATTGCAAAAAGAGCTGCAGATAAAATCCAACTAGGAATTGATGAAGAGTCATTAAAATACATGGCTCAGTATGCAAGAAATGGCCGAGAAGCTGTCAACATGATCCAGATAGCAGCGGGATTAGCGATTACAGAACAACGTAAAAGTATTACAAAAAGTGATGTAGAGTGGGTTACACATTCAAGCAGGATGGCACCAAGGCCAGAGCGGAAAATTGGAGAAAAGCCTAAGATTGGTTTAGTAAATGGTCTTGCTGTGTATGGCCCTACAAGCGGAGCGTTATTAGAGATTGAGACTACCGTTCTTCCTGCTAAGAAACAGGGTACTATTACAATAACAGGAATTGCCGAGGAAGAGAGTATCGGAAATCAATCAAAGTCCATTAGAAGAAAAAGTATGGCTAAAGGTTCAGTAGAAAACGTCATTACCGTTCTTCGATATATGGGAGTAGACGCAAGCATGTATGATATACACGTTAACTTTCCAGGCGGTGGCCCGGTAGATGGTCCTTCAGCGGGAATCGCGATTGCATCTTCCATCTATTCAGCGATTCATAATATAAAAATTGATCACGAGCTCGCGATGACAGGGGAAATTAGTATCCACGGAAAAGTAAAGCCGGTCGGAGGGGTAATGGCCAAAATATTGGCTGCTAAAGACGCAGGTGCTAAGCGTGTACTCATTCCGTTTGAAAATAATCAAAAGATATTTGACAGCATTGAAGATGTGGAAATTATCCCGGTGAAAAAACTCTCGGAAGTCTTTCAGCATGCCTTTTTAGATGAGAGTGAAGAGCAATCCGTACCTGCATCAGCAGCATTAAACTCCCCTCCTTCTTCTGTTTAA